Genomic segment of Gloeocapsa sp. PCC 7428:
AATAAGCGGTTAAATATCGTGCTTCTTGTCGTGGGAACCGCGTTGATAGGGCTATTCTGGATGCTTGTCCGAACGCAAGCAGGAGTAGGAAATCAGCAGTTCTTGCGTTCGATGATTCCACATCATGCTGCGGCAATTCTCGTGTGCGAGCAGGCTTCTATCACAGACCAACGCATCCAGCAGCTGTGCGAGGAGATTGTTGCCACACAGGAGCAGGAGATACGAGTGATGAAAGCCCTAATGCAGTGAGAGCTTTCGCCAGTAAATTATGTCTACTAAAGTTAAAGTGATATTGTTGCGAAAGACAAAATTGAGCTAGAAATAATCAATGATTCCCATTGTGTGGATTGTGCTTCGCGCGATCTTTGGTGCTGTAATTGGTTGCTACCATTTCACTAAATGAAAACTACAAATCATTTCTCCTCTGCTTTTTTGCTGCCTATTCGTATTAACCTTAAAGTAAAGTAGTAGCATACTGTACGCGTGTAATATAACGATCCTTTTGGCGATCGCCCGCACAACACATTCAAAGACTTGCAACTGAGCCACCGTCTACCCGCCAGTTAGCACCGAGTACAAAGCTTGACCGTTCGGAACACAAGAAAGCAATGACATCTGCTACTTCTTCAGGTTGTCCGCGTCTTTTCAGTTCGAGGTGAGGGCGGTTCTCTTCTAGAAACTTGGCGATCGCCTCATCAAAACTCACACCCATTTGACTCGATTGCTTTTCCATCATGGCATCAGTCATGGGAGTGGCGATAAAGGCAGGGGAAACTGTATTCACTAGTATGCCATCCTTGGTATAAGCTTTAGATAAGGCTTTGGCAAGGTTCAGGACTGCTGCCTTGCACGCGCAGTAAGGCATTTCTTCTGGGTAAGGCTGTATAGCATCTTCAGAGCTAATCAAGATAACTCGTCCCCACCCTGCTGAGCGCATTGCCGGGATAAAAGCACGACAGGTACGCACAGCTGCCATCAAGTCTACATCAATTGTCTTGTACCACTGCTCATCGCTTAGTTCGAGGAAATCCCCAGTTGCACCTGTAATACCTGCTGCATGAACGAGGATGTGAACTGTGCCAAAGCGATTGAGAATCTGACGCTGAGCGTTCTCTACTTCTTCCAACTTAGTCAAGTCAGCGTGGACTGCAAAGGCTTCTCCGTGTTTTTTAATCTCCTCTACCGCCTGCTGAAGCGTTTCTAAAGTTCTGTCGATTATTGCTACTTTTGCACCCTCGCGGGCGAGCAGTTTAGCTGTTGCCTTACCAATACCAGAATCTCCACCAGTGATGACAGCAATTTTACCGTTAAGACCGAGATCCATATGCAAATATTTCCTTTACAATTTACAAAGTATTAATCACGAGTCATTTTAACTGTTCGTAACTGACATAAATTTATATAGAAGAATCCTTAAAAACTACTGTTTTGCTGCGTGAAGCTGTTGTTGCTGGTAGCTCAATATGAGTCAATTCACAAGTAGGATGTCGTAATGACATTCATATCTGCTCCTTCCAACAGTAAAAGTAATAAAAATACTCCGGCTGTCATGAGCAGAATGTAAGACATTATAGTTAGCGTTCCGGCTCAGATCAATTTATCTTCGGATGCCAATTCAATTTATATTGTTTTGTTGACTTCTTACTTCAATCCTCAGAGAGATGTTTTTTAAGAACATTTTACTTCTTGCTAAAAACATTTTTGATTAGCCTGTTATTACAATCTAAAAGCAAGATTCCACAAAAGTAAAACATATCTTTATAAGCTATGATGAATACAACAATTTTCTGCGATCGCTTTTAAGTTAAAGTTCTTCCTCCACGACTTTTCCACTATCTCTCTCTATTTTCGAGCTATAGCAATTCAATTTGGCAATAGTTAAGTTTGAGAATTTTGGAGAGAAAAGATGACTCTTTACAAACTTGATGAGTATTATCCTGACTATCAAAACGACATTTTTGACGGTGATGATATCAAAAGCTTTGATGTGTATGCACAGGATGATAAAGTTGGTTCTGTAAAGAATATCATGGTCGATGAAGACGGAAATTTTCGTTATTTCATTGTTGATACAGGTTTTTGGGTGTTTGGTAAGAATGTGTTTCTTCCAGTGGGCATGGCTAACATAGATTATGACGACAAAAGAGTATATGCCCCGCAATTAACCAAACAGCAGGTAGAAGATTTACCAGAATTCAGTGAAGATTTAGCGCTCGACAATGACTACGAAGAGCGTGTTAGAGGAATTTATCGTCCTTACATGACGATGCCCATTCCCAGTGCAGCGATTGGTG
This window contains:
- a CDS encoding SDR family NAD(P)-dependent oxidoreductase; this encodes MDLGLNGKIAVITGGDSGIGKATAKLLAREGAKVAIIDRTLETLQQAVEEIKKHGEAFAVHADLTKLEEVENAQRQILNRFGTVHILVHAAGITGATGDFLELSDEQWYKTIDVDLMAAVRTCRAFIPAMRSAGWGRVILISSEDAIQPYPEEMPYCACKAAVLNLAKALSKAYTKDGILVNTVSPAFIATPMTDAMMEKQSSQMGVSFDEAIAKFLEENRPHLELKRRGQPEEVADVIAFLCSERSSFVLGANWRVDGGSVASL
- a CDS encoding PRC-barrel domain-containing protein; amino-acid sequence: MTLYKLDEYYPDYQNDIFDGDDIKSFDVYAQDDKVGSVKNIMVDEDGNFRYFIVDTGFWVFGKNVFLPVGMANIDYDDKRVYAPQLTKQQVEDLPEFSEDLALDNDYEERVRGIYRPYMTMPIPSAAIGATTYTYAHEPYFYNLQDRNLTTYQERLRERGRYRRDIL